In Paraburkholderia terrae, the DNA window CCATCGCCGCGTGCGCGACGGATTCATCCGGTATTTTGCGCGACGGGCGTATCAGCAGCACAAGCGGGATCACGGCCAGCGTCGCGACGAACATCAGCTTGAAGTCGTTCAGATACGCGATCATCGCGGCCTGCTGCGTGATCGACACATCGAGCACGGCCATATCCATGCGCGAACCCGTCGCGAGGATCGGCGCAACCACGGGATTGAACGCCGTCACGTTCGCCGCGAGATCCGAGTGCGAGACCTGCGTGTTGCGCGTGAGCAGCGTCTGCACAATCGAAATGCCGATACTGCTGCCGATATTGCGCATCAGGCTATACGTGGCGGTGCCGTCGGCACGCAACGCGGGCGTCAGCGTCGAGAACGTCAGCGCGCTCAACGGCACGAACACGAGACCGAGGCCGAATCCCTGAATCACGCCCGGCCACACGATATCCGACTCCGACAGTACGATCGTGTATTGCATCATCTGCCACAGCGCGAACGCCGATACGAGGAAGCCTGCGAGCAGCATCAGGCGCGCGTCGATATGTTTGAGCAGGCGTCCCGCGAACAGCATTGCGATCATCGTGCCCGCGCCGCTGGGCGCTGTCACGAGACCCGTCGTCGCGACGGGATAGTTCATCAGGTTCTGCAGCATCGGCGGGAGCAGAGCGCGCGTCGCGTACATCACTGCGCCGATGATGAAGATGAAAAACGTGCCCGTCGCGAAGTTGCGGTCTTTCAGCAGTTCGTACTTGAAGAACGACGTCTTGCCGACGGTCGCCGTATGCGCGATGAAGAACGCGAAACTGATCGACGCGATCAGTGCTTCGATCACGATCTCATGCGAGCCGAACCAGTCGAGCTGTTCGCCGCGATCGAGCATCGCCTGCAACGCGCCGATCGCGAGGCCGAGCGTCGCGAAGCCGAACGCATCGAATTTGGCGTCATGTTTCGGTTCGCGCGACGGAAGGAACGTCAATATGCCGAATAGCGCGAAGGCGCCGACCGGCACGTTGATGAAGAACACCCAGCGCCAGTTGTAGCTGTCGGTGAGCCAGCCGCCTAGCGTCGGGCCGAGAATCGGGCCGACCATCACGCCCATGCCCCACACGGCCATCGCCTGGCCCTGCTTGTCGCGCGGATTGATGTCGAGCAGGATCGACTGCGACAGCGGCACGAGCGACGCGCCGAAGATGCCCTGCAACAGCCGTGACGCGACGATCTGCGTCAGCGTTTCGGACAGCCCGCACAACGCCGATGCGATCGTGAAGCCGCCCACTGCGAACATCAGCAGGCGCTTGACGCTGAGCCGGTCGGACAGCCAGCCGGTGAGCGGCGTCGCGATCGCGGCGGCCACGATGTACGACGTGAGCACCCACGTGATCTCATCCTGCGATGCCGACAGCGTGCCCTGCATATGCGGGAGCGCGACGTTGGCGATGGTGCTGTCGAGTGTCTGCATCAGCGTCGCGAGCATGATCGCGATCGTGATCATCGGACGGTTCAGCTCGACGGCGGGTTTTGCTGCCGGCGAATCGGAGGCCATGAGGCGGAGTCTTCAGAATAGTAAGCATGCTTATTGTATAGGTCGAAGATTTTTATGCATACGCTGAGTTTCCCGGAGTCGTTGTACGCTGCGGGTTTTGGGCGTAGTGCGTGCTCCGGGGAAATTGGCTTGGCGCGCCGCTTCGTATAATCGCGCGATGAAAACCCATTTTGACGAGCGCTTCGGCTTTCTCATTTCGGATGTCGGCCGGCTGGTCGGCAAGCGTTTCGACGACCTCGCGCGGTTGTCGGTCGATCTGACGCGCGCGCAGTGTCGGGCGCTCGCGTATCTGTCGTTTTACGGCGATATCAACCAGGCGCGGCTCGCGGACCTGCTGGAAGTCGCGCCGATTTCGGCTGGCCGGTTGCTGGACCGGATGGAGGAGGGCGGCTGGATCGAGCGCTTGGGCAATCCGCGCGACCGGCGCGAGAAGCAGATCAGGATCACGGAGAAGGCGGAACGGACGCTCGATGAAGCCAAGCGGGTCGGCGATCAGGTCGCGGCCGAAGGGCTGAGCGGGCTAAC includes these proteins:
- a CDS encoding DHA2 family efflux MFS transporter permease subunit yields the protein MASDSPAAKPAVELNRPMITIAIMLATLMQTLDSTIANVALPHMQGTLSASQDEITWVLTSYIVAAAIATPLTGWLSDRLSVKRLLMFAVGGFTIASALCGLSETLTQIVASRLLQGIFGASLVPLSQSILLDINPRDKQGQAMAVWGMGVMVGPILGPTLGGWLTDSYNWRWVFFINVPVGAFALFGILTFLPSREPKHDAKFDAFGFATLGLAIGALQAMLDRGEQLDWFGSHEIVIEALIASISFAFFIAHTATVGKTSFFKYELLKDRNFATGTFFIFIIGAVMYATRALLPPMLQNLMNYPVATTGLVTAPSGAGTMIAMLFAGRLLKHIDARLMLLAGFLVSAFALWQMMQYTIVLSESDIVWPGVIQGFGLGLVFVPLSALTFSTLTPALRADGTATYSLMRNIGSSIGISIVQTLLTRNTQVSHSDLAANVTAFNPVVAPILATGSRMDMAVLDVSITQQAAMIAYLNDFKLMFVATLAVIPLVLLIRPSRKIPDESVAHAAMD
- a CDS encoding MarR family winged helix-turn-helix transcriptional regulator translates to MKTHFDERFGFLISDVGRLVGKRFDDLARLSVDLTRAQCRALAYLSFYGDINQARLADLLEVAPISAGRLLDRMEEGGWIERLGNPRDRREKQIRITEKAERTLDEAKRVGDQVAAEGLSGLTDEETKQLISLLQKVRGNLTRIVDK